The Sminthopsis crassicaudata isolate SCR6 chromosome 5, ASM4859323v1, whole genome shotgun sequence genome contains the following window.
CATGGGCTGAGGGGGGAGAGCTTTCTGAGGTTGTATTTTTTACAAAGCCAGTTAAATGTATAAGATCCTCCAAATAAAGAATGTTCCCTGTCCTCTCTGCACCCCCCACCCCTTTGTGACAGTGGGAGCTGAGCAATGGATGGAGCTCTGGGCCAAAAATCAGAAAGATCATAttgttccttctcctctccccctccctccagttatatgatcctgggcaagtcacaacctgtGTCTACCTCAAAAGTCctggtctgtaaaatgggaaaaacaatagTACACCACCTTCCAGGTGAGAAACCATACTATATTATgtcattatacatataaataataataatatagtgtgCAAATATCAATTATAAATTGTATAAATTCCCTAAGTTGTTATTTTAATATGACTGAGATGGGGAGTTCATCATTCACACCTGGCCTCTCAGAGAAGAATGCCAAGAGCAATTAATGGGAATCTGCAAAGGAGAGGGTGAAACTCCTGAAGGAAATGGGTTTGagagattagatttcccccccctccACTGCCCAGCTTGTCTTAGGATCAAGGAGATCCTTTCTTCTAAGTACAGCTCCACCCAAATATTGCCAAGTAACCACATAGGCAGGCTGATCAACTGCTAAATCAAGGTGGGACTGGTAGGACCTGGGAAAAGACTGCTGAATGGGCACTCTATGAATTGGGGGGCCAAGGATCATAGAGTTCTATGAAAGAATCTCCCTTCAAGATGAGGACCCCATCTTCTTGCAAGGGAGTTTGAGGTGTGCCTTCTGAAACAGGCTAGTTCTTAGGGGTGCAGGTGAAAATGCACCAAGAAATGGAACATGAGGATACTGAGGACCTTTAAGCACCACCCAAGCCCCTTCAAAGGCTCTGCATTCCTTTTAGTAGCAGTCTCACTCAAATGAAAGGTTTCCTTTCCTCAAGGATGAAGTGAACAACTCTCCTTCCCAGAGTTTAGAGGAACAAAAGAAAGTACTGTTGGGAAGCATCTTGCTTCCTAACAGGAGGGAAGTGAAACTGCTGCCTATGATTATAGTGGGTGTGCACTTGAAGAAAGAAGAATTGAAGAAATAAgatctgggggggtggggggagaagaggagggagatcaGGCCCTCCAGAGAACTGTGAGGAGCCAAGATTTAGAATCATTTCTCTGACATGGCTCTTTAGAAGCGGAAGATTTTGGCAGATGAGTAGGTGGCgatgcagagagagaactgctATCCAACTAAATCCAAGAACAGGTTACCTTCAAGAGATTAATGATTTCTTAATGCCTTTACTACAAATGACCTTGATTGATGATCAAGAACTGTTGATTGTTCAAGAGGGAGCCAGCCATGTTGTGGCCCTGATGTTGCTTTAGCTATTGCCCTTCATATAGGGAGAAATCTGTAACTGTATTGGAGGTAAAAACCGCCATGCTGCCGTTGGAAATGTTCCTGGAACGGCTCCAGTTCATCTTCACCCTACATTAGAAGATCATCACCCACCACATGGACCAGATTGTTGAGACCCACTCCTTTCAAAGTttaagaagaagaggaaaagcatAGATCTTTGACTTTTgttgtttcacattttttcctcagaggggagaaggaaaggtcTGTAATAttactatttctccttttttctttattattatcacTTATGTTAAGAGAATTGAAGGCTCAACTACATGGTCCCCATGCCTCCCATGTGCAActggaaccaaattaaaatgcaattgagaaatatttaacaagtaaaaatacaaaaaaaaaaaaaaaaacacaaataacatCAGATCTTAAAACTAAGTTGATATTGTAGTCTTAGGACTCTTTTGTATATATTAGTGGGTCTTTTTTATTTGGGTTTGACATCACTGGCCCAGAGCAGTGAAATCTGACATGAGCCCAGGGTCATATTGCCAGGATGTATCAGAAACAGAACTCAAACCCATGTCTTTTGGCCCACTTTCAATCTACTAGGCCACCTGGGCTCTCAGAGAACATCTTTGTGGGTAGAAACAGTTTCCTCaaaattcacttataaaatgaaatatttggatgTAAAAACTAGACATAACAAAGGGTACCAGCGACCAGCAAGGACAGGATACAGTATTAGTGTCAAAGAACTACTATATAACTAAAAGTTTATTCCACTATACAAGGCAGGAAGTGATTGCTCAAATTTAGATGTATACCATACTCTAAAATTTGTTACATatgaaatttataaaagtaatttcaaagaaatatgcTAGAAAAACATTTAGTGACATAATTATCATAAAGATTGTACATTAACGAAGGGGAACctgtgggaaaataaaatacaacaagaACAAAACTAACATCTTAGTATACCCTTAAAgcagttaaaaaataaatgagctcATTTTAAGAAAATGGAGATCCTTTCTTATTTCTCCATCAAGTCCAAACACTATAGGAGATCAAGGCCTTAAACTTTGTCCCTGTCTCTGCCCTATTTCTctaaaaacacaaaagaataaGTAGAGTAATAAGTTCTGGAGACTTAGATAAAGAAAATACCTATACCAGCTAGACATTATCAAGTCTACAGAACACAAGTTTTCTATGTTCTCAAAACATTATAGAACAGAAAACAGCAAAAGATCTAAACACTATCCAATTCAAGCCTGAAATTGGGAATTTAACTGATAATAGAAGTGAGGCAGTGACCAAGATCACCAAAACTTTCTTTTGCTTCAGTATTTACTTTGACCTAGCTGAATTCTGtcaagttaacaaacatttattaagagcttactatgtgccaggcattgcatTAAGTGCTGGAGACacgaagaaagacaaaaatagtccctTATCTTCAAAAGGAGCCCATTCAAATGGGCTTAAATTTTGCAATCTCAAATTTTACCACATCCATCCTCAAAAATCAACATCATTTTCACAATAATTCCAAGTTCAAAATATTTcccattattcttttaaaattgttaataCCCTAGCTACTTTTCTTTCAGAAATACCTTCTCTGATTCTAATTTTTGGTCCAACCGCCACTcatgatttgttttgttgttgagcAACAACTCGTTTTTTCCTTACTTGTAACAAAACTGGCTATTATGAACTCTAAAAATGCTCTAGtaaggagagggaaaaatcaacaacaacaacaaaaatcaaatcagCATGAATACTGCAATTCTAAATAGAAATAAGTTTCATATTCAATTTTAGctgattcttctaaacatattttaaagCAGTCTTTCTCACCTAAAATCTTctttgattaattattttttacagaGTGAGAATTCAGAGCTCTCTACTTAGGATGGCATCTTTAATAAAGCTTCTCAAAACATCATCCAAACTGAAAACTTAACAAAAACACTCATACCTGACTAAGAAGCTGTCCATGAAAGATGGTATTCACCACATTCAAAACCTGTTTGATAAGTTTCTTTTGAGAACTGGGGATGAGAGCTGGATACCTGGTTCCTGTTGTCTCTAGTTCATGCTGTACTTTATCCAAAAGTTCACAGAGGAATTCCTGAGCATCTTGCTGGGCATAACCACGGAATGCTGGTATTAGCCTCCATACTGAATGTAGCATGGCAAAAGGTGACACCAATGCCCATTTTCCAGACCACATAACTTGGAAAAGAGTATGCAGTTCATGACAAAGAGAAATGTATTTGGAACTTGGCTCCCTGGGCTGAATAAGTTCCATGCTCCTGCTTTTAGATGCACCACCACTTAAACCTGAAGACAGACTTGAGCGTCTTAACCCAGGAGagcctttgtatttttcttgattttcttttatgtgaaacATAGAATCTGTGATTGGTGGATGTTTACAAGAAGATCTAGTCTTCCCACTAGCAGCTGTAGCCAGCAATTCTTGAGTTTGGTTCAGatccaattttaaaaaacactgtcgaaaaataagtaaatgactTAATACCTGCAAGATAGAATTCATATAGCAGGTATTACCCAAATTCCTCAATCCTGTTACCCCAGGAGTCACTGTTGGTCTTCGTTTGATGGGAGAATCACTCACTTTTCTTAATCTTATTTCATGTGAGGTAGACACTTTTTTACCAATCACTGGTGATGCTGGGCTCTGAATAAGTTTCTTTATAGGGAACATTTCCGTAACACCAGACTTGGCAAGGCCTTGCAAACGTGAACTTTTTCTTGGAGGCATTCGCTCCATTTCTGCCTTAAATTGACGCTTCAATTCCTGTCGTCGTCTTCTTGCTTCTTCTCTCTTGGTTTCTGCTTCTTCCTGAAGTCTTTCTTCTTCTAATCGCCTTTTTCCAATGGGAGTTTGTTCATACCAAGATCTAAATACTTTGCCCATTAACATCCGTCTCCTATGCCAAAGAGCAGTGAACATTTGATCTTCATTTCGAAGGAGAGCTTGGGCACCACCATGTGAAGGGTAAGAGTCATCACCGGTACCCATAGAACGTAAAATCCTTCCACTCCGAGTAGTACAGTTataattctgacttttgattgCACTCAGGGTACTCCGTAATAATTTCAAGTCACCAGTTGCGTTATCATTAAGAACATAGTCATCACAAAGATAACAGAAAACATACAACTCATTCACCTCCAATGCTACTGGGTGGTTACTGTCCTGAAAGTGCTTGAGTGCATGTTCTTCAATGTATCTTCCACATGCCACGTGTGAACAGCTAAGGCAAGCCCACACTGAATCTGTCGTATTGCAATCCACACAATGCCATTTTTGAGGATTGAGGATGGAATGATCTTGAGCAAGCCGGAGCCGCCCAACATGCTTGCATTTATCCATTGTTAATATTTAGGTAGTCTAGCTGAGAAATACATAGTCCAAATGAGTTTTTGTCCATAACTTGGATCTGAAAACTAAACACAAAAGAATATCAGTTTCTggaacaagcaaaacaaaatttgtttAATACAATGttaatttctccattttagaAGTGCTACTgaacaatgcttttttttttttttctatttctgatctGCTTGTCAAAGTAACAGGTGCTCTCCTTATTTTCTGTAGACTTTATTTCACTAGTCACACCCTAGATATCCACTCTTATTCCTTGCTACCTCTctcaaagcatttaaaaaaaaaatccacccttTATTTGGCCCTATTATTAAGAATTAACACTTACATGGGGAAAAGCTTTATCTATACCTCATTTGATCACCTTATTAACTTTCCCTTTAAGGTGTCCATCCACCTATACCTCTGTCCTCTCTTTCTCAGCCAAACTTCTAGGGAAAGCTATCTTTTACTCTTCATCTTCAATTCCTCTCCTCTCACTACTCAGTCCTCTGAAATTTGGCTTTCTCTAAGGtcaataataatttcttaattgtcaaatccactggctttttttttaactcatcctTTCTTGACTTTCCTCTAGCAAAAGACACTGTTCATGGTATCCTCCTCTATTACTCCCTTCTCCTTGGCTTTTGATGACACTTGTCCTCTACTAGTCCTCTATCGCCTGTTCATTCCTCATTCTCTTTGCTGGATTAACATCCAAATCTTGACCCCTCTGATCCATTAGTAATTCTATCCCAAGGCTCTAGATTAGCTCCTCTTCTCTACCCTCTCTTTTTGGTGATCTCACCAACTCCCATCAGTTCAACTGTCACCTTTctgcagatgactcccagatctaaACATCTCCCAAGTTCCAGTTCCACATCACCAACTGCCTATTGAACATTTCCAACTGCAAATACCACAGGAATCTCAAACAGAATTTATTACCTATCCTACACTACCACcgccatcaccaccaccactaccacacACTGCTTCTTCTTCCCAAATTCTATTAAAAGCACCAAGATCCTTCTTGCCAGCTAGGTTTCCAACCTCAATTATCCTTAGCTCTTCATTCTATCTCACATCCCAATTCCAGCCAGTTGCCAAATCTCATAAATTCTGCTTTCCCATCTCTAGCTATTATCCTCTTTTCTCTACTTATAAGCCACCAACCCTAATCTATATCACTTTTCACCTGAACCAAGGGTCAACCtcctcttaaaaatatatatatgtacctattCAGCAATATACTATCTCCCCAAAACAAGTCCACAAGTTGGCAGAGCTCGGATTTCACTTACtcattctgaaaagaaatttggaactatgtctaaaaaaTTACCATACTGATTATACCTTTAGATCCAGCTAACATATCATTACTAAACCTATAGAAATATTTACATCAACTATTTTTATATTaagcaaaaattggaaactaatgcTGTTCTACCAGAGAATGGATAAACAAAATGTGATCTAAAAAAGAACTGAATATTActatatcaaaggaaataataaaatggataatttcacaaAGGAAACTAGAAAGATCTTTATGAACTGATAGAAggtaaagaaaacagaattcaaaCAATGCATACAATGGTAACAGCATTAAGCAAATAAAGTGATAAATCACAAGttcaaaggaatgaaaatgaaatatgccACTCACCTATTAAGAGAAGTGATTAGCTTGAAATGtagagatatacattttttttggtcacatcaatgaataattttttttgcttgactaataTACATTAAGATGTTTTTCAGTTTACTTGTTCAGAGAGGGACTTGGgagaagaaaaatgctaatttgaaaaatatttattacttgagaaataaatttttttttaaataaaaaggaaatcccttttcaaaaacaaagctaaccccccccccccccattacgaaagtttcttgagggcagttaggtgtttttgcctttctttgtatctcaaagaCCAGCACAGTTAATAAAAAAGGGTGATTTACTAGGTTTTTAATTGAAATCCTATCTTCAAATGTCTCCTCTCTTCATTCCACCCTTCAGAAAGGCTTTGTGTACAGCCTCGGCTTCCCAGACACACTAGCTGCTTAATTCCTCTACCTCACATGCTATAATTCACCAGTATGCCTTTTACAAAGAGTGTTCCTATGCCTGGAATTCCTTTCCTCCTAGACCAATGTGTCATACACAGCAGCCTGGCCTGAAGAAGCCTTGGTCAATTCCCCAATTATTAATATCCACTTTATctgaaattattttggttttgctctGCATGGAATTTGTATAAAAATTATTGTCGTATATGCTATTTCCTCAACCAGAGAGGTCCTTGAAAAATC
Protein-coding sequences here:
- the USP44 gene encoding ubiquitin carboxyl-terminal hydrolase 44 isoform X1, which translates into the protein MDKCKHVGRLRLAQDHSILNPQKWHCVDCNTTDSVWACLSCSHVACGRYIEEHALKHFQDSNHPVALEVNELYVFCYLCDDYVLNDNATGDLKLLRSTLSAIKSQNYNCTTRSGRILRSMGTGDDSYPSHGGAQALLRNEDQMFTALWHRRRMLMGKVFRSWYEQTPIGKRRLEEERLQEEAETKREEARRRRQELKRQFKAEMERMPPRKSSRLQGLAKSGVTEMFPIKKLIQSPASPVIGKKVSTSHEIRLRKVSDSPIKRRPTVTPGVTGLRNLGNTCYMNSILQVLSHLLIFRQCFLKLDLNQTQELLATAASGKTRSSCKHPPITDSMFHIKENQEKYKGSPGLRRSSLSSGLSGGASKSRSMELIQPREPSSKYISLCHELHTLFQVMWSGKWALVSPFAMLHSVWRLIPAFRGYAQQDAQEFLCELLDKVQHELETTGTRYPALIPSSQKKLIKQVLNVVNTIFHGQLLSQVTCLACDNKSNTVEPFWDLSLEFPERYHCNGKEMAAQYPCLVTEMLAKFTETEALEGKIYVCDQCNTKRRKFSSKPVILTEAQKQLMVCRLPHVLRLHLKRFRWSGRNHREKIGVHVGFDEILNMEPYCYRESLKSLRPECFIYDLSAVVMHHGKGFGSGHYTAYCYNSEGGFWVHCNDSKLNMCTLEEVCKAQAYILFYTQRAPQEDEHSRLSAPELLSPSPQPAREEDSPPLSARRS
- the USP44 gene encoding ubiquitin carboxyl-terminal hydrolase 44 isoform X2, whose translation is MDKCKHVGRLRLAQDHSILNPQKWHCVDCNTTDSVWACLSCSHVACGRYIEEHALKHFQDSNHPVALEVNELYVFCYLCDDYVLNDNATGDLKLLRSTLSAIKSQNYNCTTRSGRILRSMGTGDDSYPSHGGAQALLRNEDQMFTALWHRRRMLMGKVFRSWYEQTPIGKRRLEEERLQEEAETKREEARRRRQELKRQFKAEMERMPPRKSSRLQGLAKSGVTEMFPIKKLIQSPASPVIGKKVSTSHEIRLRKVSDSPIKRRPTVTPGVTGLRNLGNTCYMNSILQVLSHLLIFRQCFLKLDLNQTQELLATAASGKTRSSCKHPPITDSMFHIKENQEKYKGSPGLRRSSLSSGLSGGASKSRSMELIQPREPSSKYISLCHELHTLFQVMWSGKWALVSPFAMLHSVWRLIPAFRGYAQQDAQEFLCELLDKVQHELETTGTRYPALIPSSQKKLIKQVLNVVNTIFHGQLLSQVTCLACDNKSNTVEPFWDLSLEFPERYHCNGKEMAAQYPCLVTEMLAKFTETEALEGKIYVCDQCNTKRRKFSSKPVILTEAQKQLMVCRLPHVLRLHLKRFRWSGRNHREKIGVHVGFDEILNMEPYCYRESLKSLRPECFIYDLSAVVMHHGKGFGSGHYTAYCYNSEGASSSGGRTFETLGS